ATCCTCTATTTCCTGGAGCAACTTCTGAAACTGTTCAGGATCGAGGGCTATTGGATCGAGGCTTTCCCACTCCTCCTTCTTGGCGTTACGATCCAGAGCTAAGGTTCTTGATTCCTCCACCAAATCTTCAATCGATTTGTCCCCTAGAATCCCGCTCAATTCACTATCCTTCGCCAACTTTTCAGCGCGGAGGGGTTTATACTTTTCATATCTCTCCAAGCACTCAGTGGCGGTTTTACACCTCGCTTTAGCCAAAAGATATTTGATTTGATCATTTATTTCGGTTATCTGCTCTTCGACTTTAATTTTTTGATACCTTATTTGAGAAACTACCGTTCCCAGATCAACTTGGGGCTCGGGTTTTATGCGTAAAACTCCATAACCGGCTACGAGCAGACCAATAATGGCCAAAACGAGCATAAACTTTGAAAGAAAAGCACCAATAATGCCCAATAAGAGAAGGATCGTACCCAAGATCAAAGGGTGATTACCGGTGGGAGTGGACTGGAGCTGAATATCTGCCTCATGGCAGGCAAGGCTTGGTTCCACCAGTTGCTGCTCTAGAGAGTCCCTCATTTGCTCCAAAGATTGCTTTCTGCCAAGGAGAGTGCGAAGTGCATCCACGTCTTCATCCTCTATTTTCTCCAAAAAGCTGTAGGGTTTGAGCCTCTCATTAAGATCATCGATCTCGTGCTTTATACCAAAGGCGCGTTGGATATTCTGGTAGCATTCCTCGATTTTCTCCAGTTCTTGTTCAAGCCATCGCCTCCTCTCATTCTTCTCTCTAAGATTCACCTTTGTAGAAAGTCTTGTGCTTATATCCTCGATTTCCCTTTTCACTTCAAAAAGTCTGGTGCCCGTCCTCCGAACCTCCTCTATCTCATCCTCCAGCTGCTTCCGCTTCTCTTCCAGCTCAGCAACGGCATTGGAAAGCTTTTGAATTTCTCCAGGATATTTTGTTATTTTGCCCTCTCCCTTGATCAGCTCCTTTAAAGCAGCTCTTAACCTTTCACAAGCCCAAGAGGCGGTCACCTCATCCTCCCCCGTAATCGTCGCTTGGAGGCTATCGCCTATCTCTCTTTCCCCTTTGGATATCTGCGCCACCCTATCCTGCTCGACACAGGCCGTACTCTTGAACACGGCTGCGGAACTGAAACCCAGCCATTCCCCCACTTTTTCACCAACCTTTGTGGGATCGATGATCTCCCGCGGCAGACCATCGCCAATCAAAGTGAGTTTCTTGGTTTCAAAATCCTTATGGAGTGCATAATTTGCACCTTCTACTTCGACATCGAGGCCTATTTCGTACATCCTCTCTGAACCCCAAGAGATCAAATTCCTGATCTCCTTCCGCCTGTGAGAAGGATTAAAGAATATTCCAGCAATTAAGGCAGAATGGAGCGTGGATTTTCCAGCTTCATTGGGTCCTTTGATCACGTTAAGACAGGGAGAAAGCTCCGCCTCTAAATCTCGAAAACGTTTGAATCTCTGAAGCTTTATCTTCTTTATGATCATCTAAGAACATTCTCCCCTTTCAGCAAAGCTACGCCTAGCTTAAGTGCTTCCTCAATGACCCTTCTCTCCTCCGCTGTGGATTGCTCCAGCCTTTCCTCCATAATCCGAACGAATTTGCCGATGATCATACTTTCCGGTAAATCTTCGACCGATATTTCCTCAAGTTTTGGATGGGATTCATCAATAACTCTCAAAC
This window of the Actinomycetota bacterium genome carries:
- a CDS encoding AAA family ATPase, translating into MIIKKIKLQRFKRFRDLEAELSPCLNVIKGPNEAGKSTLHSALIAGIFFNPSHRRKEIRNLISWGSERMYEIGLDVEVEGANYALHKDFETKKLTLIGDGLPREIIDPTKVGEKVGEWLGFSSAAVFKSTACVEQDRVAQISKGEREIGDSLQATITGEDEVTASWACERLRAALKELIKGEGKITKYPGEIQKLSNAVAELEEKRKQLEDEIEEVRRTGTRLFEVKREIEDISTRLSTKVNLREKNERRRWLEQELEKIEECYQNIQRAFGIKHEIDDLNERLKPYSFLEKIEDEDVDALRTLLGRKQSLEQMRDSLEQQLVEPSLACHEADIQLQSTPTGNHPLILGTILLLLGIIGAFLSKFMLVLAIIGLLVAGYGVLRIKPEPQVDLGTVVSQIRYQKIKVEEQITEINDQIKYLLAKARCKTATECLERYEKYKPLRAEKLAKDSELSGILGDKSIEDLVEESRTLALDRNAKKEEWESLDPIALDPEQFQKLLQEIEDLAEKKRALEEEKKKLEIVISQARATSEDLAAIDEKLADLQQKLEFYQRRRRVYELVLKSIDEARKATLRSATKVLEEEVSRYINIITDGKYNRVKVNQENLEFFVYSEEKKDYVKARELSRATIDQIYLSARLGLVKLISKGKKPPLLFDDPFITFDDERLRNTMELVKEITKEYQIILFTCSDRYDAYADKVIDLSR